In Ptychodera flava strain L36383 chromosome 17, AS_Pfla_20210202, whole genome shotgun sequence, one genomic interval encodes:
- the LOC139115211 gene encoding sphingomyelin phosphodiesterase-like: MRMERRKCLQFLCFPILAILIVPIDAAALRFSSACSGGDNDVLLNSLDDVTAPSWLTCELCKFSVTLVQTRLKENVTRDEIVKEAIKICIKLEVEDERVCELVIPEFQDWFITVVQKLIFSPDELCGLMLGSDCAKPYNPFEQWNITLPDTPKPPVFPPKPPKHHYPKERVLHISDIHYDKEYSPGSNAECGEPICCRVNDGKPPEGHEGAGKWGDYRNCDASKLLLENMFQHLHRKEKFDYAFFTGDIPAHDVWNQTEGSQLEALHTVTHYFKKYLGDTPIFPAVGNHESAPANNFPSPSIDEKHSIQWLYNALADTWIQKTGWLPENTRETIKKGGYYSTQIKPGLQLASINTMYCYNLNFWLYLNTTDPADQLQWLISVLQSAEDSNEKVFIIGHIPPGIDDCLKRWSWNYYTIVNRYESTIAGQFFGHTHTDSFQVFYDEETLSRPLSVAYIAGSVTTQPTLNPAYRVYQIDGDYEGSSRMVLNHHTFIMNITDVNLTDKPEWRREYSARDAYDMEYLFPCDWHAIIQEFKRKDDLFNKYYTFFYKSHVSSICDASCRARMICDLQSGRSHDPSLCNITANY; this comes from the exons ATGAGAATGGAGAGAAGAAAATGTCTGCAGTTTTTGTGCTTCCCTATTTTAGCGATTTTGATCGTTCCGATCGATGCAGCCGCTTTAAGATTTTCATCTGCTTGCTCAGGAGGGGATAATGATGTTTTGTTGAACAGCTTGGACGATGTAACCGCTCCGTCTTGGCTCACGTGCGAACTGTGCAAGTTCAGCGTCACTCTGGTGCAAACACGGTTGAAAGAAAATGTCACAAGAGACGAAATCGTGAAGGAAGCCATTAAGATCTGTATCAAACTAGAAGTCGAAGATGAACGTGTCTGTGAATTAGTTATTCCTGAGTTCCAG GATTGGTTCATAACAGTTGTCCAGAAACTCATCTTTAGCCCCGATGAATTGTGCGGATTAATGTTGGGATCGGACTGTGCCAAGCCGTACAATCCTTTCGAACAATGGAATATCACACTTCCAGACACGCCTAAACCACCAGTCTTTCCTCCTAAGCCACCAAAG CATCATTACCCAAAGGAAAGAGTTCTTCATATTTCGGACATTCATTACGACAAGGAGTACTCACCTGGGTCAAATGCCGAGTGTGGTGAACCCATATGCTGCAGAGTAAATGACGGCAAGCCTC cCGAGGGTCATGAAGGTGCCGGTAAATGGGGTGATTACAGGAATTGTGACGCTTCCAAATTACTTCTTGAAAATATGTTCCAGCATTTGCATAGAAAAGAAAAG TTTGATTACGCATTTTTCACAGGCGACATTCCCGCCCATGACGTTTGGAACCAAACAGAGGGCAGCCAACTTGAAGCACTACATACTGTAACACACTATTTTAAAAAATACCTCGGGGACACGCCGATTTTTCCCGCCGTCGGAAACCATGAAAGCGCCCCTGCCAACAA TTTTCCTTCACCTTCCATCGATGAAAAACATTCTATACAATGGTTGTACAATGCCTTGGCAGATACATGGATACAGAAAACGGGATGGCTGCCAGAAAATACGCGGGAAACAATAAAAAA AGGAGGTTATTATTCAACGCAGATCAAACCTGGTCTTCAACTAGCATCAATAAATACTATGTACTGTTACAACCTAAACTT TTGGCTATATTTGAACACAACTGACCCAGCTGACCAACTTCAATGGTTGATATCAGTTCTTCAATCTGCAGAGGACAGCAACGAAAAGGTGTTCATCATTGGCCACATTCCTCCTGGAATCGACGACTGTCTGAAACGATGGAGTTGGAACTATTACACAATTGTAAACAG GTATGAGAGCACCATCGCTGGTCAGTTCTTTGGGCACACTCACACGGACTCGTTTCAGGTGTTCTACGATGAAGAAACACTCAGCAGACCGCTCAGTGTTGCTTATATTGCCGGCAGCGTGACGACTCAGCCAACGTTGAACCCAGCATATCGAGTGTATCAGATTGATGGTGATTATGAAGGAAGCTCACGG ATGGTTCTGAACCACCACACGTTCATTATGAACATAACAGATGTCAATCTTACGGATAAACCTGAGTGGAGAAGAGAATACAGCGCAAGG GATGCTTACGACATGGAATACCTGTTCCCTTGTGACTGGCATGCCATCATTCAGGAATTCAAGAGGAAAGATGACCTTTTCAACAAGTATTACAC GTTTTTCTATAAAAGTCACGTGAGCAGCATTTGTGATGCTTCCTGCAGGGCCAGAATGATCTGTGATTTGCAGAGTGGAAGGTCACATGATCCAAGCCTGTGCAATATCACTGCAAACTACTGA